A window of Passer domesticus isolate bPasDom1 chromosome 18, bPasDom1.hap1, whole genome shotgun sequence contains these coding sequences:
- the LOC135283345 gene encoding olfactory receptor 14J1-like, producing MSNSSSIRHFLLLALADTWQFFLLYFFISAEYSLLTIMCYDRYVSICKALHYGTLLGSRVCAHMAAAAWASGFLYSMLHAANTFSLPLCHGNVLGQFFCEIPQILKLSCSKSYLRELGLIVFSVSLEIGWFVFTVFSYVQILRAVLRIPSEQGRHKAFSTCLPHLTVVSLFISTAAFAPLKPPFITSPSLDLSVSLLYLVVTPALNPLIYSLRNEELKDALWKMMTLSFQGQ from the exons atgtccaacagcagctccatcaggcacttcctcctgctggcattggcagacacgtggcag ttctttcttttgtatttcttcatctcagcagagtattCCCtgctgaccatcatgtgctacgaccgctacgtgtccatctgcaaagcCCTGCACTACGgaaccctcctgggcagcagagtttgtgcccacatggcagcagctgcctgggccagtggctTTCTCTATTCAATGCTGCAcgcagccaatacattttccctgcccctgtgccatggcaatgtcctgggccagttcttctgtgaaatcccacagatcctcaagctctcctgctccaaatcctatctcagggaacttgggctcatTGTGTTTTCAGTCTCCTTAGAAATTGGCTGGTTTGTGTTCAcggttttctcctatgtgcagatcctcagggctgtgctgaggatcccctctgagcagggacggcacaaagcattttccacctgcctccctcatctgactgtggtctctctgtttatCAGCACTGCAGCATTTGCTCCCCTGAAGCCCCCCTTCATCACctctccatccctggatctCTCAGTCTCTCTTCTGTACTTAGTGGTGACTCCAGcactgaaccccctcatctacagcttGAGGAACGAGGAGCTCAAGGATGCCCTGTGGAAAATGATGACCCTATCTTTTCAGGGACAATAA